From Kitasatospora sp. MAP12-44:
CCGTACTCATACCGATGCCGCAAGGGACCCGCGACCGACGTGTTCGACACTCTTTCCGACCGCCTCGCAGCGACGTTCAAGAACCTCCGGGGCAAGGGCCGCCTCAGTGAGGCGGACATCGACGCCACCGCCCGCGAGATCCGGATCGCCCTGCTGGAGGCCGATGTCGCGCTCCCCGTGGTGCGGGCCTTCATCAAGCAGGTCAAGGACCGCGCGATGGGCTCCGAGGTCTCGGGCGCGCTGAACCCCGCCCAGCAGATCATCAAGATCGTCAACGAGGAGCTCATCAACATCCTCGGTGGCGAGACCCGCCGACTGCGCTATGCCAAGACCGGCCCGACCGTCATCATGCTGGCGGGTCTGCAGGGTGCCGGCAAGACCACCCTGGCGGGCAAGCTCGGCCACTGGCTGAAGAGCCAGAAGCACACCCCGCTGCTGGTCGCCTGCGACCTCCAGCGCCCCAACGCGGTGACCCAGCTGAACGTGGTGGCCGACCGGGCCGGCGTGGCGTTCTTCGGCCCGGAGCCGGGCAACGGCGTCGGCGACCCGGTCAAGGTCGCCCGCGAGGCGATCGAGTACGCCAAGCAGAAGCAGTACGACGTCGTCATCGTCGACACCGCGGGCCGCCTGGGCATCGACGCCGAGCTGATGCAGCAGGCCGCCGACATCCGGGCCGCGGTCGAGCCGGACGAGGTGCTGTTCGTCGTCGACGCGATGATCGGCCAGGACGCGGTCACCACCGCGCAGGCCTTCCTCGACGGCGTCGACTTCACCGGTGTGGTGCTCTCCAAGCTGGACGGCGACGCCCGCGGCGGCGCGGCCCTGTCGGTGGCGCACGTCACGGGCCGTCAGATCATGTTCGCCTCCAACGGCGAGAAGGTCGACGACTTCGACGCCTTCCACCCGGACCGGATGGCCTCGCGCATCCTGGGCATGGGCGACATGCTCTCGCTGATCGAGAAGGCCGAGCAGACCTTCTCGCAGGCCGAGGCCGAGAAGATGGCCTCCAAGCTGCAGGGCGGCGGCAAGGACTTCACGCTCGACGACTTCCTGTCGCAGCTGGAGCAGGTCCAGAAGATGGGCTCGATCTCCAAGCTGCTCGGGATGCTGCCGGGCATGGGCCAGATCCGCGACCAGATCAACAACATCGACGACAAGGACGTCAACCGGGTCGGCGCGATCATCAAGTCGATGACCCCGGCTGAGCGGACCGACCCGAAGATCATCAACGGCTCGCGCCGGCTGCGGATCGCCAAGGGCTCGGGCGTCGGTGTCGGCGAGGTCAACAACCTGGTCGAGCGGTTCTTCGACGCCCGCAAGATGATGTCCGCGATGGCTTCCGGCAAGGGGATCCCGGGCATGCCGGGGATGCCGGGCATGGCCGGCGGCAAGAAGGCGGGCAAGAAGGCGCAGCCCGCCAAGGGCCGCAAGAAGTCCGGCAACCCGCTGAAGCGGGCGCAGGAGGAGCAGGCCGCCGCCGAGCGGCGCGCACTGGGCCCGGCCGGCGCGCAGGCCCCCGACGGCGGGGCGTTCGGCCTCGGCGCCGGCAAGGGCCCCGCCGACTTCGAGCTGCCCAAGGAGTTCAAGGACCTGCTCTGATCCTGTTCACCCCGACGGCCCGTCATCCCCCGCGATGGCGGGCCGTCGGCATGCCCGATGATGTCCGGATGATGCGAGTGACGATCCGAGCCCCGCGGTCCTCCGACATCGGCCCGTACGCCGAGGCCGTACGACGCTCCGCGGAGCACATCGGCCGGTGGAACCCGGTGGAGCCGGACGGACTGGTCGAGCTGCTGCAGCATCAGGGGCCCGCACTGCGCAGCTTCCTGGTGATCGACCGGGCGAGCGGGGGACTGGCCGGCAAGTGCAACGTGGCCAACATCGTGATGGGCCGCTTCTGCAACGGCGCGCTCGGCTACGACAGTTACGTGCCGTTCAACGGGACGGGCCGGATGACCGAGGGCATGCGTCTTGTGGTGGACCGCTGCTTCGCCGACCAGACGGCCGGCGGGCTCGGGCTGCACCGCCTGGAGATCAACGTGCAGCCGGACAACGAGCGCTCGATCGCGCTGGCCCGCCGGCTGGGCTTCCGCCACGAGGGCTTCACCCCGCGGATGCTCTACCTGGCCGGTGCCTGGCGCGACCACGAGCGCTTCGCGCTCACCAGCGAGGAGTGGACCCCGCTGGACACGCCCTAGGGCCTAGCGCGGCTTCTCCGCCACCACGTAGCGGAAGACGTTGGCCATCCGCACCGAGCCGTCCGTGCGGCCGAACGGGTGGAGCGCCTCGACCAGTTCCTTGGTCACCAGCGGCTCACCGGAGTACTCCACCGCCGCGTCGAACAGGCCGGTGGAGAGCAGGCCGCGCACCGCGCTGTCCAGGTCCGGGTAGGCGAACGGGCAGCTCACCCGGCCGCTGCCGGCCGGCCGCAGCCCGGCCGCGGCCAGCAGCGCCTCCAGCGCGCCCGGGGCGCTGAGCGCGAACGGGTCCCGGTGCGGCAGCGGCGCGCTGCGGCGGTGCGCCACGTCCAGCACGGCCGCGCTCTCGCAGCGCTCGGCGGGGCCCCAGCCGGCCAGCACCACGTGCCCGCCGGGCAGCGTCAGCCCGGCCGCGACCTCGACCAGCCGCTGCGGGTCCGCGGACCGGTGCAACTGCTCGAAGACGGTGACCAGCGAGTGGGCCGTCCGGGGCAGATCCGGATCGCTGAGCTCGCGGGCGGCGTCCGCCAGCACCCGTAGTCGGCGACCGCGGGCCAGCTCGCGCAGCTCGGCGGCCGGCTCCAGGCCGGTCACCTGGGCGCCGTGGGCGGCGGCCAGCAGCAGCGCCAGCCCGGAGCGGCAGCCGAGACCCAGCACGCTGCTGGCCGGCCCGACCTCCAACCGCTGGTAGACCGCCTCGTAGAGCGGCACGAGCATGCGCTCCTGGATCTCGGCCCAGTCACGCGCCCGCGTGCCCCTGCCGGCCTGCTCCGACCTTGTCGCCGTGCCTTGCGCTGAAGCCATGCTGCGGCCTCCCATCCGGTCCGTGGACGTGCTGCGAATGCTCCCCCCAACTGTCCCGCCCCGCATCCAGCGAACAGCGGCCC
This genomic window contains:
- the ffh gene encoding signal recognition particle protein; this encodes MFDTLSDRLAATFKNLRGKGRLSEADIDATAREIRIALLEADVALPVVRAFIKQVKDRAMGSEVSGALNPAQQIIKIVNEELINILGGETRRLRYAKTGPTVIMLAGLQGAGKTTLAGKLGHWLKSQKHTPLLVACDLQRPNAVTQLNVVADRAGVAFFGPEPGNGVGDPVKVAREAIEYAKQKQYDVVIVDTAGRLGIDAELMQQAADIRAAVEPDEVLFVVDAMIGQDAVTTAQAFLDGVDFTGVVLSKLDGDARGGAALSVAHVTGRQIMFASNGEKVDDFDAFHPDRMASRILGMGDMLSLIEKAEQTFSQAEAEKMASKLQGGGKDFTLDDFLSQLEQVQKMGSISKLLGMLPGMGQIRDQINNIDDKDVNRVGAIIKSMTPAERTDPKIINGSRRLRIAKGSGVGVGEVNNLVERFFDARKMMSAMASGKGIPGMPGMPGMAGGKKAGKKAQPAKGRKKSGNPLKRAQEEQAAAERRALGPAGAQAPDGGAFGLGAGKGPADFELPKEFKDLL
- a CDS encoding GNAT family protein, which codes for MRVTIRAPRSSDIGPYAEAVRRSAEHIGRWNPVEPDGLVELLQHQGPALRSFLVIDRASGGLAGKCNVANIVMGRFCNGALGYDSYVPFNGTGRMTEGMRLVVDRCFADQTAGGLGLHRLEINVQPDNERSIALARRLGFRHEGFTPRMLYLAGAWRDHERFALTSEEWTPLDTP
- a CDS encoding methyltransferase domain-containing protein: MASAQGTATRSEQAGRGTRARDWAEIQERMLVPLYEAVYQRLEVGPASSVLGLGCRSGLALLLAAAHGAQVTGLEPAAELRELARGRRLRVLADAARELSDPDLPRTAHSLVTVFEQLHRSADPQRLVEVAAGLTLPGGHVVLAGWGPAERCESAAVLDVAHRRSAPLPHRDPFALSAPGALEALLAAAGLRPAGSGRVSCPFAYPDLDSAVRGLLSTGLFDAAVEYSGEPLVTKELVEALHPFGRTDGSVRMANVFRYVVAEKPR